AACATCCTATGGACATTGATGATATTACCAACAAAATCCTCAATGGCCTTGATCAAGATAAGTATCGATCCGTCATTGAAGCGGTTCGTGCTAGAGATACCCCGATTTCATTTGAAGCTCTACACGAGAAGCTCATCCAACATGAACTCCGTGTCAAACACACCACGACCCCATCCGTTCCCACACCGTTTCAACCATCCGCCCATGCTGCCACTCAATCTCGCTATCAATactccaacaacaatcaacatCGCTCCTATTCTTCCTCATCGAAACCTGCCTACAACAACAATACCTACCAAAATTCGAACCGTACCTTCTCTCCCAATTCGAACACCTCCTACACCCCGAAACCCTATCGCGTGGATGCCACTTCGTGATGAGGTCGGTCACGTCGCCTCTGCGTGCCCGCTTCTTGTAAAACGTACCCTAATGTAGTCTTTCCCACCCGCCAAAACAAAGGACCCCGTCCCCAAGCCAATACCGCCACCCAATCCAATATCGTGCCTCCTCGCTCTTGGGTTGTTGACAGCGCGCCTCTCACCATATCACGGATGACCTCAATACTCTGTCCCTTCATAGCCCATATGAAGGACCCGATGATCTTCTTATTGGTGATGGCTCGCCTCTCTCCATAACCCATACTGGTTCATTCTCTCTTTCCTGCTCTTCTCGCTCTCTTTCCTTTTCTAACGTTTTAGTTGTCCCGCAAATATCTCATAAATTATTTTCCGTCTCTCAATTCTGCCGTGATAACAACGCTTATGCTAAATTTTTATCTGACTCGTTTTCTTTCCATGACATTCAGACGGGCTCAATCCTCCTTCACGGCAATCTCATTGACGGCATGTACTTTTGGACTCCGTCATCGCCTCACGCACACACGGCTAAAGCTTCCGACTCCTCCTCGTGGCATCACCGCTTAGGACATCCCTCCAATAAAATTATGCAGCTTTTTAATTCTAGGTTTAATTTACGTCTTTCTAGTTTTGATCATTGTATTTCATGTCAACTCAATAAAAGTCACAAATTGCCTTTCTCTGTTTCTACACTACAATCCTCTGCCCCTCTTGACTTAATATTCTCTGACCTATGGACATCTCCCGTCACTTctcccgagtcatttaaatatTATGTCATTTTCGTCGATCACTTTACACATTACATTTGGATTTATCCGTTAAAACAAAAATCCGACACCGCATCCACTTTTATTAAATTTCGAGCCATTGTTGAAAAATTTTTCAACAAATCAATCCGACAATTTTACTCCGACAATGGAGGTGAATTCATTAAACTTACACAACATCTCCTCACTAATGGTATAAATTTCCTCACTTCTCCTCCGCACACTCCTGAACACAATGGCTTTGCTGAGCGACGACACCGTCACATTGTTGAAACGGGTCTCTCGCTGCTCTCTCACGCCCGACTTCCCACCTCGTTCTGGCCTTATGCGTTTTCCACGGCAGTTTATTTAATTAATAGATTGCCTACACCGACCCTACAAAATCATTCCCCATACTCTATCCTATTTAAATCCGAACCAAACATTAATAAGCTCCATAGCTTCTATTTGTCTTTGCTTTTCCGTGGCTTCGCCGTATACCCGACACAAACTCGAATCCCGCTCTCTTCAATGTGTCTTTCTTGGGTATTCCCAAACCCAAAGTGCCTATTTGTGTCTCGACCCGCTTACCTCCCGGGTCTACACATCTAGACATGTCCGTTTCTTCGATACTGAATTTCCCTATCCTGCTCTTCTCCACGTCTCTGCAACTCCTTCCTTGATTAATCCCACGACCGGTGCTCTTTCTCTGTTCCCGTCCTTCAACCCGCAATCTCCCAGCCTACACCCTCCACCGCCACCCACACCGAACCCAACCTGCAGACCTACCACCTCCTCTCGCCACCCACACCGAATCCACTCCAAACGCCACCACCTCCCCGCCATCCCTAACCCTAACCCCGATACTCATGACCCCCCCCATCCTCGTCGATTCCTTCATCCTCTACCTCCCATCACAACACTCGTCTCTCCAATAATATAATTAAACCAAACCCGAAATATGCGAAATTATCCTCTGTCCCTACTGCTTATGTTACTCCCACCACTGTGAAACAAGCTCTCGTTGACCCTCGCGGCGGCTTGCCTATGCAATCCGAGTACGATGCCCTCCTCCGCAATAGCACGTGGACTCTTGTCCCTCCAGATCAAGCCCATAACATTATTGGTCCGTAAATGGGTtttccgtattaaatataatccCGATGGTTCCCTTAAGCAACACAAAGCCCGTCTCGTTGCCAAAGGGTTCCATCGAGACTGGCCTAGACTATACCGAAACTTTCACCCCGTTATAAAACCCGTCACAATCCGACTTATCCTCTCCCTTGCCGTCTCCAGTGGTTGGTCTTTGCGTCAAATTGACATTAATAATGCCTTTCTTCAAGGAACTTTGACTGAGTCCGTATATATGGTACAACCTCCGGGGTTCGCAAATACTGATAATCCGAATCACGTTTGCAAACTAAGCAAAGCTATTTACGGTTTGAAACAAGCACCGCGTGCTTGGTACAGAATCGAAAAATTATTTTCTTTCATATGGTTTTCGAAATTCAATTTCGGACTCCTCCCTGTTTATTTTTGATCGCGCTAATGTTCGATTAATCGCTCTTGTTTATGTGGATGATATTGTTATTACAGGTCCTAGCTCTACTGATGTTGATCGGTTTATTCAAGCTATATCAACTCGTTTCTCCTTGAAGGATTTAGGACCTTTGTCATACTTTTTGGGCATGGAGGTCACTCCAACACGAAGTGGTATTCATATTAATCAGTCCAAGTATATTTCTGACATTCTTGCTCGGTTTAATATGCTTGATTGCAGTCCCTCGACAACTCCCATGCTCTCGCATCCTCAATTGATTCGTGAAGATCATTTGCCAATTCTCGATGCTACGAACTACCGAGCGTTTGTTGCTGTTGGCGGCTTGCGTATCTTTCTTTAACGAGACGACATTGCTTTTCCGGTCAATAAGTTGGCTCAATTCCTCACTCATCCGACAGCCACGCATTGGGGGGCGCTTAAGCGTCTTCTCCGTTTCTTAAAGGGTACAATTCATAAGGGCATCTCGTTTGACAAATGCAATCAattcaattttcatgcatattgcGATGCCGACTTAGCCGGTGATCATAATGACTACTTATCGACTActggttttattgtttttattggtAAGCATCCTATCTCGTGGTCGTCAAAGAAGCAGCGTGCCCTATCTCGCTCATCCACAGAGGCGGAATTCCGTGCTATAGCCGACACAACTTCGGAAGTTCTATGGTTAAAATCCCTCTTCAGTGAGCTGCATATTCCTTTACCAAATTTACCTGTTATATTTTGTGATAACCTAAGTGCTACGAACTATTCTGCCAATCCTATTTTTCACTCTCGTATGAAGCACTTAGCATTGGCCTTCCATTTCGTTCGTGAGCAAGTGCATCTCGGGCATATACGAGTACAACATATTAATGGAGATGATCAACTCGCTGACACCTTAACTAAGCCCTTGTCTAGACCACGGTTCGATTTGCTTGCATCCAAGATCGGTCTTACACTCCGTCCGTCCGTCTTGAGGGAGTGTGTTAAGAATACATAATCTCCTGCATACAATCTTTCCTATTCTTTCTCATATTGTTAATAGTCAATGTTAGTTCCTAGTCTTTAGCTTGTCAATATTGTTAGTAGTCAATATTAGCTCCTAATCTTTAGCTTGTAGTTCCTCTAAACTAGCATCTTGTTATTTAGGATAGATAGGTCTCTTTTGCTATATAAACTGATGTATCTTGTACGTTACTTTCATTCACTTAATACAAACTTTATTCATACTTTACATAACCAATAAAAGGACCGTCTCATATTATATGACCGTCTCAGCGAAATTAGAAAGGTTTAGGGATGACTTAAATTTCACAGAAGAAAATGTAGGACTTTTACAGTACTTTTTACAAGAGCATGCTTCACTAGCTAGTTCACTGAAATTTGTGTAAGTTAAAGGCTAAAAAAGAtaaagaaaaggagaaaaagaaaggaatTAAACATCACCTCAATTTGACCCTGAAGGAATCTGATATACCCAATTGCTTCTAACAATACTGAGGCTGTGTCAGTCTGCCAAATAAAAAGATGAAAACAATTCTTTTTAATTTACACCACACCCATCATGCATCTCTCTTTTTCAGCTCCCTTTTAACTTATTTAAAATAATTTACAtatgaaaaataaattaaattattaTGACGGAATTCGCAAGCCGTAGATATATAGCCACTACTTTAGGTGTGTACTAGATAAATATATAGTCGAGTTGGTATGTGATAACCTACAAATTGTGTACACAGAGAATTAACCCTTTTTGTTACGGTGACTGAGCATATGAAGTCTTATGTACAGGGACGGAGCTAAGCACATGCTGACTAGGTTATGACTCATAAGAGCTTTTTGAGAAAAGAAATGTGtacaattacttttttttttcaaaaaaaaaaataagcatGAGTGCTTATTAGCCTAACTTTGTCCCTACTTATGTAACTGAAGTAACTTAAAGTTCGAAAGGTTtattaaaggtaaataaatgataaaaacgGAGGGAGTAAGTATTGTACTTACAAAACTAATTGTTGGGAAACTAACCCAAGACTAAGCTAGTACTGTATGATGATGGGCTTTAGTAATTAGTTAGGCTACTTTTAATAAGACATGACAAATAGTTTATAATATGGTACATAAAGATGGCAATGACAATCAAGTGAGTTGGATCGGGTTCGACTCGAGTTGGGAAGCTTCCTGCAATTGAGAATATAGGCATTTTGATATGGCAGGAACACACTTGCTTTTTAGGTCAGAATCAGATGCAACTGAACTGTTGAATATTCTGTAGTTAAACTAATTAATTACATGTAATTAATTAAGAAAGTTGATAATGGTGCAATAATGTTCATACCTTTCCAAATGGAGAAACAAGTTGGTGCAAAGATGTTATTCTATCTCCTAGCTTCTCCTTCCTAACCTATATATGGAATAATTAAACCatagaaattaattaattattattattaacattcTATCAAACTTCATTTGATCAAAATTCTTAATCACATGATATCTTTTAATACGGATATATCTGTATAAGAAGGCTTTACACAAGCATATTGTAAAACGAGACAGTTCCATAACTATGAATCATTATTGTTATTTCCATTTTATACAATGTTTATAAACAAACGTCTTACAGAAGACTAACTGCTTTTAGTAATAGAAGAGGCTACTAAAGAAAAGATTGTGAAGTAAATGGGTTAAATATAAAGTCTACTCATAAAGCTAAGTGAGTACAAGTAGTGTACAACTCTTTAACTTTCCCTATTGATGAAAAATGTGAGGGTAAAAAACCTAAAAGTCAAAAAGGAGGTTAAGTATGACTATGAAACTAATTCAACCATTGATACAACATATTGTACAAACATTATATTATATGCTGCAACCTAAGATCAGAAAGGTAGTATTTTGCTATCCAAAAACAACAACATTATTATCTAAGTAATCAAAAGGTCTTCAATACTTCATACTCGGGGTAATGGGGGTCTGATGTACGTAAGCATATTTGTGTTCTGAGGATAacataataatgaaaattatgtCGAGAATTAAGATTAAGCTGaagctcaagttaattaattACCTTTAGAGGTGGATTGGAAGATGACTGCAGTCTAGGTTTCTTAGGTAAACCTCCAGTAGCAGTGCTATTACACTGTCAAGATATAAGGCAACATAACATTATTAGACACATCCATTTAAATTAAAATCACATAAATTACTATTTCAAATTAAGTACTATTCACTCGGTCTTAATTATCTGTTTACCTTTTACAaggatattttaatcaaagataaataaatgattggaACAGAGAAATATTAATTACATACCTCAGAATTAGAGTGATCTGCATGTTGATGAGTCTCAGCTTGTAATGCCCTTCTATTTGTGGAGAAATCCAAcataccattattattattattattattattattgttactactactattaatattaatattaatgtttttattattattattatcattagtattaatattattattattattattatttaaactGGTAATACAAGATTTAGGTGATGAAGCTGGGATGAGTTGAGTCCAagccctattattattattattactaattccTACCGATGATGATCcttcttgttgttgatcatgatcttCATGATGATATTGATGATTTTCATACAAATTGTTGTTGCTATTATTACTTGGAGTATTAACTTCTGGTTTCACATCACTATTCATCACCCTTGTTGATTGAAAATgacttggtggtggtgttgtacTAAACCTTTCCTCTTCTTGTTCACTAGCCATTCCTCCCCTACAATTCAtattaataatcataataatttgATTAAAAAAACACCTAAATTCTTGTCCACATAACGGTACAGAACCATTAACGAGCCTCAACTAAAAGCTTAAGCTGATGGTTAATAACCCCTTACCCTGCTGGGAGGGAAAACCTTTGTATAGACACTCTACTCGAAATCTAATAATGATGAACAATAAGTCTATGACCTACTATGACATCAATTTTCATTCATGAGTAGCTATATATTGTGTTAGATAGTACTTAAAGAGAGGTACATACATGTTTTGTACTCCAAATACTTGTTACTAATCAATGTGATTATCATTACAAGTTCAATTAACAAGATTATATTTCCTCTGTTCCATTTGATTGTATACGTTTTTCAGAATCCCCCCTCACATA
The Silene latifolia isolate original U9 population chromosome 11, ASM4854445v1, whole genome shotgun sequence genome window above contains:
- the LOC141610926 gene encoding uncharacterized protein LOC141610926 isoform X1, with the protein product MMAGNPNGWWSMQSELRSTSDQHHHHHHHEQEAHNNLFISQTHPSNNNNSLLPVHQQYLHGSSSTSPSSPLVPFISLVDHHHGQDFPHSWSQLLLGGMASEQEEERFSTTPPPSHFQSTRVMNSDVKPEVNTPSNNSNNNLYENHQYHHEDHDQQQEGSSSVGISNNNNNRAWTQLIPASSPKSCITSLNNNNNNNINTNDNNNNKNINININSSSNNNNNNNNNNGMLDFSTNRRALQAETHQHADHSNSECNSTATGGLPKKPRLQSSSNPPLKVRKEKLGDRITSLHQLVSPFGKTDTASVLLEAIGYIRFLQGQIEALSSPYMGSDTSSVNNTHSVHGERTCLFPDHPGQLLNDSCLKRRGAANQEDKQAPRKDLKSRGLCLVPISCTHLIGSENGADYWAQSLGGGF
- the LOC141610926 gene encoding uncharacterized protein LOC141610926 isoform X2; this encodes MMAGNPNGWWSMQSELRSTSDQHHHHHHHEQEAHNNLFISQTHPSNNNNSLLPVHQQYLHGSSSTSPSSPLVPFISLVDHHHGQDFPHSWSQLLLGGMASEQEEERFSTTPPPSHFQSTRVMNSDVKPEVNTPSNNSNNNLYENHQYHHEDHDQQQEGSSSVGISNNNNNRAWTQLIPASSPKSCITSLNNNNNNNINTNDNNNNKNINININSSSNNNNNNNNNNGMLDFSTNRRALQAETHQHADHSNSECNSTATGGLPKKPRLQSSSNPPLKVRKEKLGDRITSLHQLVSPFGKTDTASVLLEAIGYIRFLQGQIEALSSPYMGSDTSSVNNTHSVHGERTCLFPDHPGQDKQAPRKDLKSRGLCLVPISCTHLIGSENGADYWAQSLGGGF